In one Gossypium hirsutum isolate 1008001.06 chromosome D09, Gossypium_hirsutum_v2.1, whole genome shotgun sequence genomic region, the following are encoded:
- the LOC107891204 gene encoding fasciclin-like arabinogalactan protein 17 isoform X1, which produces MGSSIYGVSSSHISLFLFFSFLSLSTAALPQNPSGKSSPSGQINSNSVLVALLDSHYTELAELVEKALLLQTLEEAVGKHNITIFAPRNEAVERQLDPEFKRFLLEPGNLKSLQTLLMFHIIPKRVGSHQWPDPKTGPVKHNTLCNDHIRLTSQSTGKKTVDSAELVRPDDVIRPDGVIHGIQQLLIPRSVIEDFNRRRNLRSITAVLPEGAPEVDPRTHRLKKPAPVPVGAPPVLPIYEAMAPGPSLAPAPAPGPGGPRHHFDGESQVKDFIQTLLHYGGYNEMADILVNLTSLATEMGRLVSEGYVITVLAPNDEAMAKLTTDQLSEPGAPEQIIYYHIIPEYQTEESMYNAVRRFGKVKYDTLRLPHKVVAQEADGSVKFGHGEGSAYLFDPDIYTDGRISVQGIDGVLFPEEETQTVKKPAAVKVASKPRRAGKLLEVGCWMLGSLGGGSGFRWCQ; this is translated from the exons ATGGGTTCTTCCATCTATGGTGTCTCTTCCTCCCACATCtcccttttccttttcttctcctttctttcgCTCTCCACGGCTGCATTGCCTCAAAACCCGTCTGGGAAATCCTCACCTTCTGGTCAGATCAACTCCAACTCCGTCCTTGTTGCTCTTCTTGACTCGCATTATACTGAGTTAGCTGAACTCGTCGAGAAAGCTTTACTTCTCCAGACGCTTGAAGAAGCGGTTGGCAAGCACAATATTACCATTTTTGCCCCTCGCAATGAAGCCGTGGAGCGTCAACTCGACCCCGAGTTCAAGCGCTTCTTGCTTGAACCTGGGAACCTCAAGTCCCTCCAAACCCTTCTTATGTTTCACATTATCCCCAAAAGGGTTGGATCCCATCAATGGCCTGATCCCAAAACCGGTCCTGTCAAGCACAACACCCTTTGTAACGACCATATACGCTTAACTTCCCAATCCACTGGCAAAAAGACTGTTGACTCAGCCGAATTGGTCCGACCTGACGACGTGATCCGACCCGACGGAGTCATCCATGGGATCCAGCAGCTTCTCATTCCCCGTTCTGTCATAGAAGACTTCAACAGGAGGCGTAATCTACGGTCAATCACGGCCGTATTACCTGAGGGTGCGCCGGAAGTGGATCCTCGCACCCACAGGTTGAAGAAGCCAGCGCCGGTTCCAGTTGGAGCTCCACCGGTACTCCCAATCTACGAAGCTATGGCTCCAGGTCCTTCTCTGGCGCCGGCCCCGGCTCCTGGTCCCGGCGGACCTCGCCATCACTTCGATGGTGAAAGCCAAGTCAAGGATTTCATCCAAACTCTATTACATTACGGCGGGTACAACGAAATGGCTGATATTCTAGTAAACTTGACATCTTTAGCAACGGAAATGGGGAGACTTGTTTCAGAAGGATATGTTATAACAGTCTTGGCTCCCAACGACGAAGCCATGGCAAAGCTTACTACGGATCAGTTAAGCGAGCCAGGGGCGCCGGAgcagattatttattatcatatcatccCCGAGTACCAGACGGAGGAGAGTATGTACAATGCGGTTCGGAGGTTCGGTAAAGTGAAATATGACACACTGCGGTTGCCGCATAAGGTAGTGGCTCAGGAGGCTGATGGTTCGGTGAAATTTGGGCATGGTGAGGGTTCAGCTTATTTGTTTGACCCGGATATTTATACGGATGGGAGGATATCGGTTCAGGGAATCGATGGGGTTTTGTTCCCGGAAGAAGAGACCCAAACTGTTAAGAAACCGGCTGCTGTTAAGGTTGCCTCCAAGCCCAGGAGAG CAGGTAAGTTGTTGGAAGTGGGATGTTGGATGCTTGGCAGTCTTGGAGGGGGCTCAGGATTCCGATGGTGTCAATGA
- the LOC107891204 gene encoding fasciclin-like arabinogalactan protein 17 isoform X2 — protein sequence MGSSIYGVSSSHISLFLFFSFLSLSTAALPQNPSGKSSPSGQINSNSVLVALLDSHYTELAELVEKALLLQTLEEAVGKHNITIFAPRNEAVERQLDPEFKRFLLEPGNLKSLQTLLMFHIIPKRVGSHQWPDPKTGPVKHNTLCNDHIRLTSQSTGKKTVDSAELVRPDDVIRPDGVIHGIQQLLIPRSVIEDFNRRRNLRSITAVLPEGAPEVDPRTHRLKKPAPVPVGAPPVLPIYEAMAPGPSLAPAPAPGPGGPRHHFDGESQVKDFIQTLLHYGGYNEMADILVNLTSLATEMGRLVSEGYVITVLAPNDEAMAKLTTDQLSEPGAPEQIIYYHIIPEYQTEESMYNAVRRFGKVKYDTLRLPHKVVAQEADGSVKFGHGEGSAYLFDPDIYTDGRISVQGIDGVLFPEEETQTVKKPAAVKVASKPRRGKLLEVGCWMLGSLGGGSGFRWCQ from the exons ATGGGTTCTTCCATCTATGGTGTCTCTTCCTCCCACATCtcccttttccttttcttctcctttctttcgCTCTCCACGGCTGCATTGCCTCAAAACCCGTCTGGGAAATCCTCACCTTCTGGTCAGATCAACTCCAACTCCGTCCTTGTTGCTCTTCTTGACTCGCATTATACTGAGTTAGCTGAACTCGTCGAGAAAGCTTTACTTCTCCAGACGCTTGAAGAAGCGGTTGGCAAGCACAATATTACCATTTTTGCCCCTCGCAATGAAGCCGTGGAGCGTCAACTCGACCCCGAGTTCAAGCGCTTCTTGCTTGAACCTGGGAACCTCAAGTCCCTCCAAACCCTTCTTATGTTTCACATTATCCCCAAAAGGGTTGGATCCCATCAATGGCCTGATCCCAAAACCGGTCCTGTCAAGCACAACACCCTTTGTAACGACCATATACGCTTAACTTCCCAATCCACTGGCAAAAAGACTGTTGACTCAGCCGAATTGGTCCGACCTGACGACGTGATCCGACCCGACGGAGTCATCCATGGGATCCAGCAGCTTCTCATTCCCCGTTCTGTCATAGAAGACTTCAACAGGAGGCGTAATCTACGGTCAATCACGGCCGTATTACCTGAGGGTGCGCCGGAAGTGGATCCTCGCACCCACAGGTTGAAGAAGCCAGCGCCGGTTCCAGTTGGAGCTCCACCGGTACTCCCAATCTACGAAGCTATGGCTCCAGGTCCTTCTCTGGCGCCGGCCCCGGCTCCTGGTCCCGGCGGACCTCGCCATCACTTCGATGGTGAAAGCCAAGTCAAGGATTTCATCCAAACTCTATTACATTACGGCGGGTACAACGAAATGGCTGATATTCTAGTAAACTTGACATCTTTAGCAACGGAAATGGGGAGACTTGTTTCAGAAGGATATGTTATAACAGTCTTGGCTCCCAACGACGAAGCCATGGCAAAGCTTACTACGGATCAGTTAAGCGAGCCAGGGGCGCCGGAgcagattatttattatcatatcatccCCGAGTACCAGACGGAGGAGAGTATGTACAATGCGGTTCGGAGGTTCGGTAAAGTGAAATATGACACACTGCGGTTGCCGCATAAGGTAGTGGCTCAGGAGGCTGATGGTTCGGTGAAATTTGGGCATGGTGAGGGTTCAGCTTATTTGTTTGACCCGGATATTTATACGGATGGGAGGATATCGGTTCAGGGAATCGATGGGGTTTTGTTCCCGGAAGAAGAGACCCAAACTGTTAAGAAACCGGCTGCTGTTAAGGTTGCCTCCAAGCCCAGGAGAG GTAAGTTGTTGGAAGTGGGATGTTGGATGCTTGGCAGTCTTGGAGGGGGCTCAGGATTCCGATGGTGTCAATGA
- the LOC107891202 gene encoding uncharacterized protein: MEKKKAISQYRERLDDTLSSAELTDPETLKTLVKNQILRYAQHEKEEFSEHLLDKRAQEVSNFLDMLRSTSVDDHQVSESSETSHGEWKLKHDNEEFRVMYREGPHGTPFHTLLVEGYVDGPLDVCLCISWESPLYKKWWPQSSFPPFKVTSSTCLQKIRIGEQIALVRVKVAWPLSAREALVHYFFFEYFQDDLIVILVNTISDVNDIDKATHGFTNDGIPEAKDVVRIDVVGGFALQKVNNERSYFRTIANMDMKLDFVPPSLINFIARQLIGNGFRLYQKTAASVTNSDEDYSKALGDPLFCLIRGALFSNNKSGEVPEAQEIKREPDILPKENEIVPNENVIVDIQDGTHDAEPEIHANEPAGEFPPKIAQDAKRKVFGEIEEEESEESTCLEESIKAANQPSTNSFADSSGVNAKQRVSICPEVEEALGTLEKAISIVRQYRFNAQSRSSSFSDEETPNFEEGAVEDSTFSAEANVCSKVEVGHEAGSKKFAEDLEMTSDNSKNSNDINNTRSGGPNSMSREVHHNKVVPASPHQNASMLPMDGNQVGLNSYGNGIIKTNGFHEKGVNDVEKPNKWRKHRYCCFGFNSG, translated from the exons ATGGAAAAGAAAAAGGCAATCTCTCAATACAGAGAGAGGCTGGACGACACTCTGTCCTCTGCTGAACTGACTGATCCCGAGACACTTAAAACCCTTGTCAAGAATCAGATTTTACGATATGCACAACATGAGAAAGAAG AATTTAGTGAACATTTATTGGACAAAAGGGCTCAGGAAGTATCCAATTTTCTCGACATGTTAAGGAGTACTTCTGTTGATGATCATCAAGTGTCAGAATCCAGTGAGACATCACATGGGGAATGGAAG TTGAAGCATGATAATGAAGAGTTCCGTGTTATGTACCGTGAAGGACCTCATGGCACCCCTTTTCATACTTTACTTGTTGAAGGCTATGTAGATGGGCCTTTGGATGTTT GTTTATGTATCTCTTGGGAGTCACCCCTATACAAGAAATG GTGGCCTCAGTCTAGCTTTCCACCTTTCAAAGTAACTAGTTCCACCTGTTTGCAAAAGATCCGAATTGGTGAACAGATAGCTCTAGTGAG GGTGAAGGTTGCATGGCCGCTGTCAGCTAGGGAGGCTCTAGTACACTATTTTTTCTTTGAGTACTTTCAAGATGATCTGATTGTTATTCTTGTGAACACG ATATCAGATGTGAACGACATTGATAAAGCAACTCATGGATTTACTAATGATGGAATCCCTGAAGCAAAAGATGTTGTAAGGATTGATGTAGTTGGAGGCTTTGCTTTGCAGAAGGTGAACAACGAGAGAAGCTACTTTAG GACAATAGCAAATATGGATATGAAGCTGGATTTTGTCCCTCCATCCCTTATAAACTTCATTGCAAGGCAGCTTATTGGAAATGGTTTTAGACTCTATCAGAAG ACTGCGGCTTCTGTCACTAATAGCGATGAGGATTACAGCAAAGCCTTGGGAGACCCTCTGTTTTGCCTAATTCGTGGAGCTCTTTTTTCCAATAACAAATCAGGCGAAGTTCCTGAAGCACAAGAAATTAAAAGGGAACCTGATATTTTGCCTAAGGAGAATGAAATTGTGCCTAACGAGAATGTAATTGTAGACATACAAGATGGCACACACGATGCAGAACCAGAGATTCATGCTAATGAACCTGCTGGTGAATTTCCACCGAAGATAGCACAAGACGCAAAGAGAAAAGTTTTTGGTGAAATCGAGGAAGAAGAAAGTGAAGAGAGTACATGCTTGGAGGAGAGCATTAAGGCTGCAAATCAACCTTCAACCAATAGTTTTGCTGATTCAAGTGGCGTAAATGCTAAACAAAGGGTTTCTATTTGTCCAGAGGTGGAAGAAGCTCTGGGAACGTTGGAGAAGGCCATTTCAATTGTACGGCAATATAGATTTAATGCCCAAAGCAGATCTTCTAGTTTCTCTGATGAAGAAACTCCGAATTTTGAAGAGGGTGCTGTAGAAGACTCAACTTTTTCTGCAGAAGCCAATGTTTGTTCAAAAGTCGAGGTTGGTCATGAAGCTGGCTCCAAAAAGTTCGCGGAGGATTTGGAGATGACTTCGGATAACTCCAAGAATAGCAATGACATAAACAACACAAG GTCTGGTGGACCAAATTCTATGTCAAGGGAAGTACACCATAACAAAGTAGTACCGGCATCGCCTCATCAAAATGCATCAATGCTACCAATGGATGGTAACCAGGTTGGTTTGAATTCTTATGGGAATGGAATCATAAAGACAAATGGGTTTCATGAAAAGGGTGTAAATGATGTTGAAAAGCCAAATAAGTGGAGAAAGCATAGGTACTGTTGCTTTGGTTTCAATTCAGGGTAG